Proteins encoded by one window of Emticicia oligotrophica DSM 17448:
- the lysM gene encoding peptidoglycan-binding protein LysM — protein sequence MGLMSFFKGVGEKLFGHKEEAAPVEQKEELKASALLAHVQKLGLSFNTLTVKTSGDTVTLVGEVDSQEDAEKIALAVGNVEGVHMVDNQLTVANPEPEAQFHTVEKGDTLSKIAKQYYGDMMKYPVIFEANKPMLKDPDLIYPGQVLRIPAL from the coding sequence ATGGGATTAATGTCGTTTTTTAAAGGTGTGGGCGAAAAACTTTTCGGACATAAAGAAGAAGCAGCCCCAGTTGAGCAAAAAGAAGAGCTTAAAGCAAGTGCATTGTTGGCACATGTTCAGAAGCTTGGCTTGTCATTCAACACGCTTACGGTTAAAACATCTGGTGATACAGTAACTTTAGTTGGTGAAGTTGATTCACAAGAAGATGCAGAAAAAATTGCTTTAGCAGTTGGAAATGTTGAAGGTGTACACATGGTTGATAATCAACTTACAGTGGCTAACCCAGAGCCAGAAGCTCAATTCCACACTGTTGAGAAAGGCGATACACTTTCCAAAATAGCTAAACAATATTATGGCGATATGATGAAGTATCCTGTAATTTTTGAAGCGAATAAACCTATGTTAAAAGATCCAGATTTAATTTACCCTGGTCAAGTGCTAAGAATTCCAGCCCTTTAA
- a CDS encoding nuclear transport factor 2 family protein — protein MKLKKSILAVIALLSISLSSFAQSEDEAIKETINNYLEGGAAGDTARLNRAFFPYANLRNLSKDGKVSEMPVKKFIAAVPAGGAKWTSKIVNYSYAGTAATAVTEEELPTFKFVDFLNLLKINGEWKIVSRVYSRVEKGVAVSSSNPGGGFPTAAAPGKGGNTPATKKPAPKPKPSDDGWK, from the coding sequence ATGAAATTGAAAAAATCAATACTTGCAGTGATAGCCTTGTTGAGCATTTCCTTAAGCTCTTTTGCTCAGTCAGAAGATGAAGCTATCAAAGAAACAATCAATAACTATTTAGAAGGTGGGGCAGCAGGTGATACGGCTCGCTTAAATCGTGCCTTCTTTCCTTATGCCAACCTACGTAATTTGAGTAAAGATGGTAAGGTTTCTGAAATGCCCGTAAAGAAGTTTATTGCGGCAGTGCCTGCAGGCGGTGCTAAATGGACTAGCAAGATTGTAAATTATAGTTATGCTGGTACTGCAGCAACAGCTGTAACAGAAGAAGAATTACCTACATTCAAATTCGTTGATTTCTTGAATCTTTTGAAAATCAATGGTGAATGGAAAATCGTTAGTCGTGTTTATTCAAGAGTTGAAAAAGGAGTTGCTGTTTCCTCATCAAATCCGGGTGGTGGCTTCCCAACTGCGGCAGCCCCTGGAAAAGGAGGCAATACACCAGCAACTAAAAAGCCAGCTCCAAAACCAAAACCCTCTGATGACGGTTGGAAATAA
- a CDS encoding alpha/beta fold hydrolase: MNVIFLHGFGEDASVWETFLPLLPEKYQYFTPDFASLTNPESISAYADWLKGFIDEKGIDKCVIIGHSMGGYIALTFAEKYAEQVVGLGLFHSSAYADNEERKGIRLKTARVIEQQGTAKFIKGFYPNMFSEEFKEKNVAFIEKQIERFAHLPKEALMNAQIAMRGREDKTTILRNAEYPIMILAGEKDTFVPIQAALEQISLLKNNKSAVLNGVAHAGMFENPIESGKVIAAFLESI; this comes from the coding sequence ATGAATGTTATTTTCTTACACGGATTTGGCGAAGATGCTAGCGTTTGGGAAACATTTCTTCCGCTTCTACCAGAAAAATATCAATATTTTACCCCAGATTTTGCTTCACTCACAAATCCTGAGAGTATTTCTGCTTATGCAGATTGGTTAAAGGGTTTTATTGATGAAAAAGGTATAGATAAATGTGTAATTATTGGTCATTCAATGGGTGGTTATATTGCACTTACTTTTGCTGAAAAATATGCAGAACAGGTAGTGGGTTTAGGATTATTCCATTCTTCGGCTTATGCAGATAATGAAGAAAGAAAGGGAATTCGATTGAAGACAGCACGTGTAATTGAGCAGCAAGGAACAGCAAAATTTATCAAAGGATTCTATCCAAATATGTTTTCTGAGGAATTTAAAGAGAAAAATGTAGCTTTCATTGAAAAGCAGATTGAACGATTTGCCCATTTACCGAAAGAGGCTTTAATGAATGCTCAAATCGCTATGCGTGGAAGGGAAGATAAAACGACTATTTTAAGAAATGCCGAATACCCAATCATGATTTTGGCAGGAGAAAAAGATACTTTTGTGCCAATTCAAGCTGCCCTAGAACAAATTAGTCTTTTAAAGAATAATAAAAGTGCGGTTTTGAATGGAGTCGCACACGCAGGAATGTTTGAAAATCCAATTGAAAGTGGCAAAGTGATAGCGGCGTTTTTAGAAAGCATTTAA
- the clpX gene encoding ATP-dependent Clp protease ATP-binding subunit ClpX, which produces MNAGQAYCSFCGRRKNEVELLISGSEANICNYCVEQGYQLVQQELHGGVPPQKKEKKKKSELPKFDLKPPVDLKKHLDQFIIGQDEAKKVLSVAVYNHYKRLMQPRQEDDVMIEKSNIIMVGETGTGKTYLARTIAKVLQVPFAIADATVLTEAGYVGEDVESILSRLLQAADFNVELAERGIVYIDEIDKIARKGDNPSITRDVSGEGVQQGLLKLLEGSVVSVPPQGGRKHPEQKLIQINTENILFICGGAFDGIDRHIGKRMNTRPIGFSNNEKTIDISADSSLLRFVTQQDLKSFGLIPELIGRLPLLTYLNPLDRSALRRILTEPKNALVKQYRKLFAMEDVQLEFSDEALEYIVDKAMEFKLGARGLRSVCEAIMTDIMYEIPSDKSVKTFTITLDYAQNMFERSAIYQLKMVA; this is translated from the coding sequence ATGAATGCTGGACAAGCCTATTGCTCTTTTTGTGGCAGACGTAAAAACGAAGTTGAATTATTAATATCAGGTTCAGAAGCAAATATTTGTAATTATTGTGTAGAACAAGGCTATCAGTTGGTTCAACAAGAATTACACGGAGGAGTACCTCCACAGAAAAAAGAAAAGAAGAAAAAATCAGAATTACCAAAATTTGATTTAAAACCACCAGTTGACCTTAAAAAGCACCTTGACCAATTTATTATCGGACAAGATGAAGCTAAGAAGGTTTTGAGTGTTGCGGTTTATAACCATTATAAACGCCTTATGCAGCCTCGTCAAGAAGATGATGTGATGATTGAAAAATCGAATATCATCATGGTTGGTGAAACAGGTACTGGGAAAACTTATTTAGCCCGTACAATTGCCAAAGTATTACAAGTGCCATTTGCCATTGCCGATGCCACTGTACTTACCGAGGCTGGCTATGTAGGTGAAGACGTTGAAAGTATTTTGAGTCGCTTGTTACAAGCTGCTGATTTCAATGTAGAATTGGCCGAAAGAGGAATTGTTTATATTGATGAAATTGATAAAATTGCTCGTAAAGGAGATAATCCTTCCATTACGCGTGATGTGAGTGGCGAAGGTGTACAACAAGGCCTTTTAAAACTACTTGAAGGTTCGGTAGTAAGTGTCCCACCACAAGGCGGACGTAAGCACCCAGAACAAAAATTGATTCAAATAAATACCGAAAATATCCTTTTCATTTGTGGAGGAGCTTTTGATGGTATCGACCGCCACATTGGTAAGCGTATGAATACGCGTCCGATAGGTTTTTCGAATAATGAAAAAACAATAGATATTTCTGCCGATTCTAGCCTTCTACGTTTTGTTACGCAACAAGACCTTAAATCTTTTGGCTTGATTCCTGAACTTATTGGTCGTTTACCATTGCTTACTTATCTAAATCCGCTAGATCGTTCGGCTTTGCGTAGAATTTTAACCGAACCTAAAAATGCATTGGTTAAGCAGTATAGAAAGCTCTTTGCAATGGAAGATGTGCAGTTAGAATTTTCTGATGAGGCATTAGAATATATTGTTGATAAAGCAATGGAGTTTAAACTCGGAGCGAGGGGCTTACGCTCAGTGTGTGAAGCCATTATGACTGATATCATGTATGAAATTCCTTCTGATAAATCGGTGAAAACATTTACCATTACCCTTGATTACGCACAAAATATGTTTGAGCGTTCGGCTATTTACCAACTAAAAATGGTTGCGTAG
- a CDS encoding oxygenase MpaB family protein, with translation MGFVKNNSIVREIWGNADTILFIFGGAAAEFSLNKAVDWLYFTGKLPADPLGRLFSTVVYAQKIIFSDEETAHNAIDKIAAIHQAVEQSRGQQIPDWAYRDVLYMLIHYSIAAFELLERPLTVADREEIFDVFNRVGARMGLKDLPQNYEQWLVLREQHLQDNLLKSHFTIDLYKQYLKHLGLFRYLILLEGQKLVVPQRVKQLLSMNGASWLKPFLLLYKFTQKIRLDSILKKAILPTDYAQQIMALDRMAINY, from the coding sequence ATGGGTTTTGTGAAAAATAATTCAATTGTTAGAGAAATTTGGGGAAATGCCGACACCATCCTATTTATTTTTGGTGGAGCCGCTGCCGAATTTTCACTCAATAAAGCGGTAGATTGGTTATATTTTACTGGAAAACTTCCTGCTGACCCTCTGGGGCGACTATTTTCGACGGTTGTTTATGCCCAAAAGATTATCTTTTCTGACGAAGAAACTGCTCATAATGCTATTGATAAAATTGCGGCCATTCATCAGGCCGTAGAGCAAAGTAGAGGGCAGCAGATTCCTGATTGGGCATATAGAGATGTACTTTACATGCTCATTCATTATTCAATTGCTGCATTTGAGTTGCTCGAACGCCCACTTACAGTGGCAGATAGAGAAGAAATTTTTGATGTTTTTAATAGGGTAGGAGCTCGAATGGGTTTGAAAGATTTACCACAAAATTATGAACAATGGTTAGTTTTGCGTGAACAGCATTTACAAGATAATTTACTCAAAAGTCATTTTACTATTGACTTATACAAACAATATCTAAAACATTTAGGTCTATTTAGATACCTTATTTTACTCGAAGGACAAAAATTAGTGGTTCCACAAAGAGTTAAACAACTTTTATCAATGAATGGGGCTTCTTGGCTTAAACCTTTTCTACTACTTTATAAATTCACACAAAAAATACGTCTTGACAGTATTTTGAAAAAAGCAATCTTGCCAACTGACTACGCCCAACAAATAATGGCTTTAGATAGAATGGCAATAAATTATTAA
- a CDS encoding ribosomal maturation YjgA family protein — protein MIQKDKMFTFRFRPFLVFLTLFIVEISIALWLDDALIRPFVGDTLAVILVFYFLKSFLKIADFQLGMISLGFAYFLELLQYCQFLKFTGLQQYRILVVVLGSSFDWRDLLAYTLGFVCIFLFTKETLGLEKQAA, from the coding sequence ATGATTCAAAAAGATAAAATGTTCACCTTTAGATTTAGACCTTTTCTTGTTTTTCTCACACTGTTTATTGTAGAAATAAGCATTGCTTTATGGTTGGATGATGCCCTTATTCGACCGTTCGTCGGTGATACTTTGGCCGTAATATTAGTGTTTTATTTCCTAAAATCATTTCTCAAAATTGCTGATTTTCAATTAGGAATGATAAGCTTAGGCTTTGCCTATTTTTTAGAACTTTTACAATATTGTCAATTCTTAAAATTTACGGGACTTCAGCAATACCGAATCCTTGTTGTTGTACTGGGAAGTTCGTTTGATTGGCGAGATTTATTGGCCTATACTTTGGGCTTTGTATGTATTTTTTTATTTACCAAAGAAACGTTAGGCTTAGAAAAACAAGCCGCTTAG
- a CDS encoding DUF4153 domain-containing protein, translating into MKKQTIQGVSILVFPLLFNAIFWEEQFGINLLIFTTLAVLVLAVFLFPESMQKRTVQLSVLLTIVSGLMVIVHHSIISQLLHLGSFFLLVGFLHEGSLKTVVGAGIQFAVNLFTTFIGAFKYLKKAIEPLFGGNQIAKKIARNMVLAIIPMLVFLVFFLIFYNANPVFSDLVNNLSQYLSNFFSFTFDELLIGRINFFIVGTYFSFSILFEWGFASKLPRLDFSNEYISPSNESSENAANYQRNEYKIALMLIVSVNALLLIINIIDINFLWLSFDYSEAGNLAKLVHEGTGTLILSIVISIAILLYYFRQDLNFYEGNTKLKYAAYAWIIQNFILVISVSFRNYYYINFYGLTHLRIGVAVFLILTTIGLLTLWIKIKNLRSFFYMFRANTWAWYIVLISLTLINWDVIIARFNLAHTFRANTDFNYLLSLSDKTLPILQENRERLSSDDYRNQLDKRIEHYLKRQQRYTWVSWNWADAEAVKALEVSQTNK; encoded by the coding sequence ATGAAAAAACAAACCATTCAAGGCGTAAGCATCCTTGTGTTTCCGTTACTCTTTAATGCTATATTTTGGGAAGAACAATTCGGAATAAACCTCCTTATTTTCACCACATTAGCCGTATTGGTTTTAGCTGTGTTTTTATTTCCTGAAAGTATGCAAAAGCGGACTGTCCAATTATCTGTATTGCTTACAATAGTATCAGGTTTGATGGTTATTGTGCACCATTCAATCATCAGTCAATTATTACATTTAGGGTCTTTCTTTTTGTTGGTAGGTTTTCTACACGAAGGTTCGCTTAAGACGGTTGTTGGTGCGGGCATTCAATTTGCAGTTAATTTGTTTACTACTTTTATTGGGGCTTTTAAATATCTAAAAAAAGCAATAGAGCCTTTATTTGGAGGGAATCAAATTGCAAAAAAGATTGCTCGAAATATGGTTTTGGCCATTATTCCAATGTTGGTATTCTTGGTGTTTTTTCTAATTTTCTATAATGCCAATCCTGTTTTCAGCGATTTAGTAAATAATTTGAGTCAATATCTTAGTAATTTCTTCAGTTTTACATTTGATGAGTTGTTGATTGGTCGGATAAACTTCTTTATCGTTGGTACTTATTTTTCATTTTCTATTTTATTCGAATGGGGCTTCGCCTCTAAACTTCCACGATTGGATTTTTCAAATGAATATATCTCGCCAAGTAATGAATCTTCAGAGAATGCGGCAAATTATCAACGAAATGAATATAAAATTGCTTTGATGTTGATTGTATCAGTTAATGCTTTATTACTTATAATCAATATCATTGATATAAATTTTCTATGGTTAAGTTTTGATTATTCTGAAGCTGGAAATCTTGCCAAATTAGTGCACGAAGGAACGGGAACACTTATTTTAAGTATTGTAATTTCAATTGCGATTTTGCTTTATTATTTCCGACAAGACCTAAATTTTTACGAAGGTAATACAAAGCTAAAATACGCAGCTTATGCATGGATTATTCAGAATTTTATACTAGTAATCTCAGTTAGCTTTCGAAACTACTATTATATTAATTTCTACGGATTAACGCACTTACGCATTGGAGTAGCGGTATTCTTGATTCTTACTACTATCGGATTACTTACTTTATGGATTAAAATTAAGAATTTGAGGTCGTTTTTCTATATGTTTCGTGCCAATACTTGGGCTTGGTATATTGTCTTGATTTCACTAACATTAATCAATTGGGATGTAATCATTGCTCGATTTAACCTTGCACATACCTTTAGAGCAAACACTGATTTTAATTATTTGTTATCACTTTCTGACAAAACTTTGCCAATCCTTCAAGAAAATCGTGAACGTTTGTCAAGCGATGATTATAGAAATCAATTAGATAAACGAATTGAACATTACTTAAAAAGACAACAAAGATATACTTGGGTTTCGTGGAATTGGGCCGATGCAGAGGCAGTAAAAGCATTAGAAGTCAGTCAAACTAATAAATAG
- a CDS encoding winged helix-turn-helix domain-containing protein yields MQILQNFNKAFESKARLGIMSVLMVNDEVSFIALKELLSLTDGNLATHLRALEEANYISFKKEFIGRKPSTVYSVTDEGKKAFEEHLNELEKFIKGT; encoded by the coding sequence ATGCAGATATTACAAAATTTCAATAAAGCATTTGAAAGTAAAGCTCGCTTAGGTATTATGTCGGTGCTGATGGTAAACGATGAGGTAAGTTTTATTGCCTTGAAAGAGTTATTATCATTGACTGATGGAAACCTTGCTACGCACCTTCGTGCTTTAGAGGAAGCTAATTACATCTCATTTAAAAAGGAGTTTATAGGCCGAAAACCAAGTACTGTTTACAGTGTAACTGATGAAGGGAAGAAAGCATTTGAAGAACATCTCAATGAGCTTGAAAAATTTATAAAAGGCACATAA
- a CDS encoding diacylglycerol kinase family protein, with product MQILKMLRSFRYALAGIRILLTENNAQFHVLAGVVVVAAGFYFQISANEWAIIITQIGLVLVVEALNTAIEKLCDFVSPEYEQLIGKVKDLSAGAVLIMSIVAVIVGFIIFLPKLFTQTLF from the coding sequence ATGCAAATACTGAAAATGCTGCGTAGTTTTCGCTATGCTTTGGCAGGAATAAGAATTTTATTGACAGAAAATAATGCCCAATTTCATGTATTAGCAGGAGTGGTAGTGGTTGCGGCGGGGTTTTATTTTCAGATTTCGGCGAATGAATGGGCAATCATCATTACACAAATTGGTTTAGTATTGGTAGTGGAAGCACTCAATACCGCAATCGAAAAACTCTGTGATTTTGTGTCGCCCGAATACGAACAACTTATCGGTAAAGTCAAAGATTTGTCAGCTGGTGCGGTTTTGATAATGTCAATAGTTGCAGTAATTGTCGGATTTATCATATTTTTGCCTAAACTATTCACCCAAACGCTTTTTTAA
- a CDS encoding DUF1361 domain-containing protein, protein MHTDKIHFSFTISRATLSLALITALCCILLLIRVVQTEELRGIFLLWNLFLAWVPLFFALIARRMTTAGIFSRAEQMLIIISLGFWLLFFPNAPYLITDLMHLGEFQNHIKWFDSVGFFCAALAGLATGLYSLHVVHQVLNRLMSSILAWFSIAASTILSGFGLYLGRFIRFNSWDLFTKPFYLFRKSFHELQNPLAIQTTLVFTLVVMVLYVSMFILIPSRHANTENAA, encoded by the coding sequence ATGCATACAGATAAAATCCATTTTTCATTTACAATCAGCAGAGCCACATTGAGTTTGGCATTAATTACTGCCTTATGTTGTATTTTATTGTTGATAAGAGTTGTTCAAACGGAAGAACTGAGAGGTATTTTTTTGCTTTGGAATTTGTTTTTAGCTTGGGTGCCATTATTTTTTGCATTGATAGCTCGTCGAATGACAACAGCTGGAATATTTTCCAGAGCCGAGCAAATGCTTATCATTATTAGTTTAGGGTTTTGGCTTTTGTTTTTTCCCAATGCACCATATTTGATTACCGATTTGATGCACTTAGGCGAATTTCAAAACCATATCAAATGGTTCGATTCGGTAGGTTTCTTCTGTGCTGCTTTGGCTGGTTTAGCCACTGGCCTTTATTCACTGCATGTTGTGCATCAGGTGCTTAATAGGTTGATGAGCAGTATTTTAGCTTGGTTTTCTATTGCAGCTAGTACCATACTTTCAGGTTTTGGCTTATATCTTGGCCGTTTTATTCGATTCAATAGTTGGGATTTATTCACAAAGCCATTTTATTTATTCAGAAAATCGTTTCATGAACTTCAAAACCCTTTGGCTATTCAAACGACTTTGGTTTTTACGTTGGTAGTCATGGTACTTTATGTTTCGATGTTTATTTTAATACCAAGCAGACATGCAAATACTGAAAATGCTGCGTAG
- a CDS encoding PQQ-dependent sugar dehydrogenase — MIKKVFYSIYFFVQLSYVITFAQPSGFIDEVISENWTIPTGLTFDANGRMYVWEKGGKVYIVENGIKSSKPIIDISEEVLNYGDHGLNGFALDPNFLKNGYVYLMYAAKRNHVLNFGTPAYDPNAETLFQTTIGRITRYTLTASSNFMELDTNSRKVLLGETPSTGIPILVDNHGVGTLAFGLDGSLLASTGDAALAVDGVVDDTKNDWFLEAIKLGFIKPEENINAYRSQYLNALNGKILRIDPATGNGISSNPFYDAVNPRSPKSRVWSYGLRNPFRFSFKPNTGSPNIADANPGIIYMGDVGWFHREEINIAAKGGLNFGWPIYEGIDFLNKAYQDSKFFPTNHQKPIIDWRGTFAQGIVDGDAFAVGSPQFKGNKFSGNSSIGGLWYNYQQFPREYQNLYFQGDYEGWIKAFRFDTKGNPTEVIDFVSGVHPTSFAINPKDGAIYYTNYFYPNIQEIRRLSYNPNANRRPTVVQSVSPNFGKSPLTVNFRGSDSKDPEGTALKYEWNFGDGQTSSEANPSHTYQSTGKVATFVATVKVTDEAGLSSSKSINVFVDNTPPQILSTSLDKVEFFDNAKDFPITLNAQVSDAEHPQEQLNYLWSVLLYHDDHIHFITSSYKPTGETTLGVVPCDAQTYFYKVTLTATDPEGLSSTYEKTIKPICGLLSTSPEQIDLSVAPNPTQNSIDIFPLSSFMNKTLKVSLLYTDGGLMMEKEGFWPEIKPLLDSKLVNAERGLYLLRIETDNFSKTFKVIKN; from the coding sequence ATGATTAAAAAAGTATTTTATTCAATCTACTTCTTTGTTCAACTTTCTTATGTAATAACTTTTGCTCAACCCTCTGGTTTTATAGATGAGGTAATTTCTGAAAATTGGACTATTCCCACAGGGCTCACTTTTGATGCTAACGGAAGAATGTATGTTTGGGAAAAAGGAGGAAAAGTTTATATAGTTGAAAATGGTATAAAATCCTCGAAACCCATCATTGATATTTCGGAAGAAGTTTTAAACTACGGTGACCATGGCCTAAATGGTTTTGCCCTTGACCCAAATTTCCTGAAAAATGGTTATGTTTATTTAATGTATGCAGCCAAACGTAATCATGTTTTAAACTTCGGAACTCCCGCCTACGACCCTAATGCTGAAACGCTATTTCAGACCACCATTGGGCGAATTACTCGATATACACTGACTGCTTCTAGCAATTTTATGGAATTAGATACTAATTCTCGTAAAGTTTTGCTTGGAGAGACTCCCTCAACGGGAATACCTATTTTAGTTGATAATCATGGTGTAGGAACTTTAGCTTTCGGTTTGGACGGAAGTCTATTAGCTAGTACAGGTGATGCTGCTCTGGCTGTTGATGGGGTAGTAGATGATACAAAAAATGATTGGTTTTTGGAAGCGATAAAGTTAGGTTTCATCAAACCCGAAGAAAATATTAATGCGTATCGGAGTCAATATTTAAATGCTTTGAATGGTAAAATCTTAAGAATTGACCCCGCAACTGGAAATGGAATTTCATCAAATCCATTTTACGATGCGGTTAATCCTCGTTCGCCCAAATCAAGAGTTTGGAGTTATGGTTTAAGGAATCCTTTTAGATTTTCTTTTAAACCCAATACAGGCAGTCCTAATATTGCAGATGCTAACCCTGGCATAATTTACATGGGTGATGTGGGTTGGTTTCATCGAGAAGAAATCAACATTGCGGCCAAAGGTGGTTTGAATTTTGGTTGGCCAATTTACGAAGGCATTGATTTTTTGAACAAAGCCTACCAGGATAGTAAGTTTTTTCCTACAAATCATCAGAAACCAATCATTGATTGGCGTGGTACTTTTGCCCAAGGCATCGTAGATGGCGATGCCTTTGCCGTAGGTTCGCCCCAGTTTAAGGGAAATAAGTTTTCTGGAAATTCCTCAATTGGTGGATTATGGTATAATTACCAACAATTTCCGAGAGAATATCAGAACCTTTATTTTCAAGGCGATTATGAAGGTTGGATAAAAGCTTTTAGATTTGATACAAAGGGTAATCCAACCGAAGTGATTGATTTTGTGAGTGGGGTGCACCCAACCTCTTTTGCCATCAACCCAAAAGATGGAGCCATTTATTATACCAACTATTTTTACCCAAATATTCAAGAAATTCGTCGATTATCTTATAATCCTAATGCTAATCGCCGCCCAACGGTGGTGCAATCGGTTTCGCCCAATTTTGGTAAATCTCCGCTAACCGTAAACTTTCGAGGGAGCGATTCAAAAGACCCAGAAGGAACCGCACTAAAATATGAATGGAATTTTGGCGATGGACAAACGTCTTCTGAAGCTAATCCGAGCCACACTTATCAATCAACGGGAAAAGTAGCTACTTTTGTGGCTACTGTAAAAGTTACCGATGAAGCAGGCTTATCTTCTTCAAAATCTATCAACGTTTTTGTTGATAATACGCCTCCGCAAATATTGAGTACAAGTCTTGATAAGGTAGAGTTTTTTGATAATGCTAAAGATTTTCCGATAACGCTCAATGCTCAGGTAAGCGATGCAGAACATCCACAAGAGCAATTGAATTATTTGTGGTCGGTTTTATTGTATCATGATGACCACATTCATTTCATTACTTCTTCTTATAAGCCAACTGGCGAGACAACTTTAGGCGTTGTACCTTGCGATGCTCAAACCTATTTCTACAAAGTAACTCTAACAGCTACAGACCCAGAAGGCCTAAGTTCAACTTATGAAAAAACGATTAAGCCTATTTGTGGACTTTTAAGTACCTCCCCAGAGCAAATAGACTTAAGTGTGGCTCCCAACCCAACCCAAAACTCGATAGATATATTTCCTTTAAGTAGTTTTATGAACAAAACTCTTAAAGTAAGTCTTTTGTATACTGATGGAGGTTTAATGATGGAAAAAGAAGGTTTTTGGCCAGAAATAAAGCCGTTACTCGATTCAAAACTTGTCAATGCCGAAAGAGGCTTGTATTTACTTAGAATTGAAACCGATAACTTCTCTAAAACTTTCAAAGTCATTAAAAACTAA